A window of Mucilaginibacter paludis DSM 18603 contains these coding sequences:
- a CDS encoding RagB/SusD family nutrient uptake outer membrane protein: protein MKKNLIKYLSITLAITVSLVSCQKDLNRTPTNSTTSDQAYATPLGYKESLAKVYAAFALTGSGGAGTSDLGGIDAGTSDFVRLYWSAQEWTTDEAICAWNDPDVPDFHNMGWSASNSLLNGLYNRCIYQVRVASSFISESTDSKLSSRNITGADLTNAKYYRAEARFLRAYAYWVLMDLFGNPPYIDENTPTGKFFPPQIMRAKLYAYIESELKAIDPLLMAPKQNEYGRADQAADWALLARMYLNAETYLGAGNGKYGDAITYSSKVIASGYTLATNYRNLFLADNNLNNPETILSVNYDGINSQNYGGTTYIINAAVNGAMTPALYGIPNGGWGGNRSTKMLPQLFADQSGNTDKRAMFYGTKQDIDDVNTFTDGLAVVKFKNITSGGATAASSNGTFCSTDFPLFRLAEMYLVYAEATLRSGGSTSGALNYVNLLRARAYGNTSGNLTSITLSDVLNERGRELYWEGFRRTDLIRYGMFTGSNYVWPWKGGVKAGKGVESFRTLYPIPSSDITNNTNLIQNTGY, encoded by the coding sequence ATGAAAAAGAATTTAATAAAATATTTGAGTATCACGCTTGCCATCACTGTGAGCCTGGTATCATGCCAAAAAGACCTGAACCGTACCCCTACAAATTCAACTACCAGCGATCAGGCTTATGCCACCCCGCTGGGTTACAAAGAATCATTAGCTAAGGTATATGCTGCCTTTGCGTTAACAGGCAGCGGCGGTGCAGGTACATCAGACCTTGGCGGGATAGATGCCGGAACATCCGACTTTGTACGTTTATACTGGAGCGCCCAGGAATGGACTACCGACGAGGCGATCTGTGCCTGGAACGACCCTGATGTTCCGGATTTTCACAACATGGGCTGGTCGGCAAGTAACTCATTGCTTAACGGTTTGTATAACCGTTGTATTTACCAGGTAAGGGTGGCCAGCTCGTTCATTTCCGAGTCTACCGATAGTAAGTTAAGCTCCCGTAACATCACCGGTGCCGATTTAACCAACGCCAAATACTACCGTGCCGAAGCACGTTTTTTAAGGGCCTACGCCTACTGGGTATTGATGGATCTGTTTGGTAATCCACCTTACATTGATGAGAATACGCCGACTGGCAAATTTTTTCCGCCGCAAATTATGAGGGCTAAATTGTATGCCTACATCGAATCGGAATTAAAAGCGATCGACCCCTTGCTGATGGCGCCTAAGCAAAACGAATATGGCCGCGCAGACCAGGCCGCCGATTGGGCGCTGCTTGCCCGGATGTACCTGAATGCCGAAACCTATTTAGGTGCAGGCAACGGCAAATATGGCGATGCCATCACTTATTCCAGCAAAGTAATAGCCTCAGGGTATACATTGGCCACCAACTACCGCAATTTATTTTTAGCCGATAATAACCTGAACAACCCGGAAACTATTTTATCAGTTAACTATGATGGCATAAACAGCCAGAACTACGGCGGCACCACTTATATTATTAACGCAGCTGTAAACGGCGCCATGACACCCGCATTATACGGCATCCCCAATGGAGGCTGGGGTGGTAACCGCAGCACCAAAATGCTTCCGCAATTATTTGCCGATCAAAGCGGTAACACCGATAAACGCGCCATGTTTTACGGTACCAAGCAGGATATTGATGATGTAAATACGTTTACCGACGGTTTGGCCGTAGTTAAATTTAAAAACATCACATCGGGCGGTGCTACGGCAGCATCATCAAACGGAACCTTCTGCTCAACAGATTTCCCGCTTTTCCGTTTAGCCGAAATGTACCTGGTGTACGCCGAGGCTACTTTGCGTAGTGGCGGTAGTACCTCTGGGGCCCTAAACTATGTAAACCTACTGCGTGCCCGTGCCTATGGCAATACATCGGGAAACTTAACCTCAATTACATTAAGCGATGTTTTAAACGAACGTGGCCGCGAGTTGTATTGGGAAGGTTTCAGGCGTACAGACCTGATCCGTTATGGTATGTTTACCGGGTCAAATTACGTATGGCCCTGGAAAGGCGGAGTTAAAGCAGGTAAAGGAGTTGAAAGCTTCAGAACTTTATACCCGATACCATCGAGCGATATTACCAATAACACTAACCTGATCCAGAACACCGGTTATTAA
- a CDS encoding SusC/RagA family TonB-linked outer membrane protein produces the protein MRHNYLKKYMLLMAMLIISGMAFAQTGSISGKIIDENKLPLPGASVTLSGGIGGATDGNGVFTIKGVKPGAYTITASFIGYAALSKSITVTAGHQTVDFSLAPNSKSLNEVVVIGYGTQTKKDLTGAISTVSSKDFQQGTTASPAQLIQGKISGVSITTNGGQPGAGSTIRIRQGASLNSSNDPLIIVDGIPLQSTKKADGTSSISGVGDPLSMINPDDIETFTVLKDAASTAIYGSRASNGVIIITTKKGTSGAPQFSFSSKNSIATNPKEISVLSGDQIRAYVKAYDAANGTNKAALLGNSNTDWQKEIYQNAFASDNDFSVSGTTKHTPYRFSLGYLNQSGTLLTDKLERTTMSIRLSPKFFNDDLKFDFNVKGAYAKSRFANQDAIGAALTFDPTQPVHVTGSPWNGYYEWYNTPGTASSGVNPNAPRNPVGLLLDKYNNGDTYRSIGNGTIDYRFPFLKALHANINLGYDVSKGGGGTYIPANAAQGYSTQGTNTEYHQNIFNKTAEAYLNYTSDIKSIKSNINVTAGYGYYDFLTTNYNYANYSANGTLIAGSEQVYPYDKPQYTLISYYGRLIYTFDTKYIFSGSLRTDGSSKFSPANRWGVFPSAAFTWRISDESFLKDSKTLSDLKLRLSYGVTGQQDGIGNYGYLPTYSLSGNGSQYQFGNSYYYLYTPAAYDSNLKWETTQATNIGFDFGFLNQRITGTVDAYYKNTKDLLSTVFIPSGTNFTNQLTTNVGNMTNRGIELNLTGIAIKTNDITWSISYNVAYNKNKITNLSITSDNNSVGTLVGGISGGTANTVQVNTVGYNAKSFYVYKQVYDANGKPLQGVYQDLNGDGIINSSDLYRYKSPYPTYVMGFSTQFTYKKWTASTVLRANLGNYMYNNIASNLGTQNTLISSAGLINNASSSLLKTGFTNSQYMSDYYVENASFLKMDNVGLGYNFGKIYKTMNLRLNANVQNVFTITKYSGVDPEIYDGIDNKFYPRPRTYTLGLNLGF, from the coding sequence ATGAGACACAATTATTTAAAAAAGTACATGCTGTTAATGGCAATGCTCATCATATCCGGTATGGCATTTGCTCAAACAGGAAGTATTTCGGGTAAAATTATTGATGAAAATAAACTCCCCTTGCCTGGAGCATCGGTTACCCTATCGGGGGGCATTGGTGGTGCTACTGACGGCAATGGTGTTTTTACCATTAAAGGGGTTAAGCCCGGTGCCTATACAATAACAGCCAGCTTTATTGGCTACGCGGCTTTATCAAAATCAATTACGGTAACGGCTGGCCACCAAACGGTTGATTTTAGCCTGGCTCCCAACTCAAAAAGCTTGAACGAGGTGGTGGTAATTGGTTACGGTACACAAACTAAAAAAGATTTAACCGGAGCTATTTCAACCGTATCGTCCAAGGATTTTCAACAAGGTACTACCGCGTCGCCTGCCCAACTCATCCAGGGTAAAATATCGGGCGTGTCTATCACTACCAATGGCGGCCAGCCGGGAGCCGGTTCAACTATCCGTATCCGTCAGGGTGCATCATTAAATTCAAGTAACGATCCCTTGATCATTGTTGATGGTATCCCCTTGCAAAGCACCAAGAAAGCCGATGGCACATCATCCATTTCGGGTGTGGGCGATCCGTTAAGTATGATCAATCCTGATGATATTGAAACCTTTACCGTATTGAAAGATGCCGCATCAACAGCTATTTATGGTTCAAGGGCTTCAAACGGTGTAATTATCATCACTACCAAAAAAGGTACCTCGGGCGCACCTCAATTCAGTTTCTCTTCTAAAAACTCTATTGCTACCAACCCTAAAGAGATCTCGGTTTTAAGCGGCGACCAAATTCGCGCATACGTTAAAGCTTATGATGCTGCTAACGGCACCAATAAAGCGGCTCTGTTAGGCAACTCCAATACCGACTGGCAAAAAGAGATTTATCAGAACGCATTTGCATCTGATAATGATTTCAGTGTAAGCGGTACTACTAAACATACACCTTACCGCTTTTCGTTAGGTTACCTTAACCAAAGCGGTACTTTATTAACAGACAAGTTGGAGCGCACAACCATGTCTATCAGGCTGAGCCCTAAGTTTTTTAACGACGACCTGAAATTTGACTTTAACGTTAAGGGCGCTTATGCAAAAAGCAGGTTTGCCAACCAGGATGCCATCGGCGCAGCCTTAACATTTGATCCAACTCAACCCGTACACGTTACCGGTTCGCCATGGAACGGCTATTACGAATGGTACAATACACCGGGAACAGCTTCAAGCGGAGTTAACCCTAATGCTCCACGTAACCCTGTAGGCCTGTTATTGGATAAATACAACAATGGTGATACCTACCGCAGTATTGGCAATGGTACAATTGATTACCGTTTTCCGTTCCTAAAGGCTTTACACGCCAACATCAACCTTGGGTATGATGTTTCAAAAGGCGGCGGCGGCACCTACATACCTGCTAACGCGGCACAAGGCTACTCAACCCAGGGTACCAATACAGAGTATCACCAAAATATCTTTAACAAAACCGCCGAAGCTTATTTAAACTATACCAGTGATATTAAATCAATAAAAAGTAACATCAATGTAACAGCCGGTTACGGTTACTACGATTTTTTAACCACCAACTATAACTACGCCAATTACAGCGCCAACGGCACCCTGATAGCGGGTTCTGAACAGGTTTATCCTTACGATAAACCTCAATATACGCTGATATCGTACTACGGTCGTTTAATTTATACTTTTGATACCAAGTATATCTTTTCGGGCTCTTTACGTACAGATGGTTCATCTAAATTTAGCCCGGCTAACCGTTGGGGTGTTTTCCCTTCGGCGGCATTTACCTGGAGGATTAGCGATGAGAGTTTCCTGAAGGATTCTAAAACCCTGTCTGACCTTAAATTGCGCTTAAGCTATGGCGTAACCGGCCAGCAAGATGGCATTGGTAACTATGGTTATCTGCCAACCTACTCGTTAAGCGGCAACGGCTCGCAATATCAGTTTGGTAACAGCTATTACTACCTGTACACACCAGCTGCTTATGATAGCAACCTGAAGTGGGAAACTACACAGGCCACCAATATTGGGTTTGATTTTGGCTTTCTCAACCAGCGTATTACCGGTACTGTTGATGCTTACTACAAAAACACCAAAGACCTGCTTTCCACAGTGTTCATCCCGTCAGGTACTAACTTTACCAACCAGTTAACCACCAACGTAGGTAACATGACTAACCGCGGTATCGAGTTAAACTTAACCGGCATAGCTATCAAAACCAACGATATCACTTGGAGCATCAGCTATAATGTTGCTTATAACAAAAACAAAATCACTAACCTGTCAATCACCAGCGATAACAATTCCGTAGGTACTTTGGTTGGAGGTATATCAGGCGGTACCGCAAATACCGTTCAGGTAAATACCGTTGGTTACAACGCCAAAAGCTTTTATGTATACAAACAGGTTTATGATGCCAATGGTAAACCCTTACAGGGTGTGTATCAGGATTTAAATGGCGACGGCATCATTAACTCAAGCGATCTGTACCGTTATAAATCCCCATACCCAACTTACGTAATGGGCTTCAGCACCCAGTTTACTTATAAAAAATGGACAGCAAGCACTGTATTGCGTGCCAACCTGGGTAACTATATGTACAACAACATTGCATCAAATTTGGGTACCCAAAATACCCTGATCAGTTCTGCAGGTTTAATCAATAACGCGAGCAGCAGTCTTTTAAAAACCGGCTTTACCAATAGCCAGTACATGAGCGATTATTATGTAGAGAACGCGTCGTTTTTGAAAATGGATAACGTTGGTTTGGGTTACAACTTCGGTAAGATTTATAAAACCATGAACCTGCGCTTAAACGCCAATGTTCAAAACGTATTTACCATTACCAAATACTCTGGTGTTGATCCTGAAATTTATGATGGTATCGACAACAAATTTTATCCAAGGCCAAGAACCTATACCCTGGGCTTAAATCTTGGTTTTTAA
- a CDS encoding DUF6377 domain-containing protein gives MRSFLLFAFLILFSFPAFSSVKTDSLLEQLKNEFSRKHIYDQRKEQVIQSLKASLNKIPKNNLVAQFDKCSQLYDEYKSYQYDSAYVFATKLQELSHAMKDKGKEDYSKIKLGFILLSSGMFKETFDNLSNINIEPLDDSVKIEYYSLMTRTYYDLANYDNDRHYAPYYNAMANKYIDSAIAISKPNSYNKIYLTGYKKLKNGQLQEASVDFIELMDHHALTDHQKAIVYSTLSTIYSNTKREQSTDLLLQASINDIRSSTKETVALFWLAELLYKSGDVNHAYIYLQQALADAEFYGARQRKIQIGTLLPIVASDRLNFIESEKRSFIIYMVTLTVLALLVVWFSVMLFRRLNDLKAKEKIIDDKNIQLERINEKLLEGTKIKEDYIGYFFNVISGYILQLEKLKRSVDTKLRAKKYDDIQIVVDKINIKKERDTLFYTFDHVFIKIFPNFITEFNAMFRKEDQIWPKEDEVLTTDLRIFALIRMGISDTETIAKILEYSEKTIYVYKMRIKAKAISSDQFEHRIMAIKAVDISNKA, from the coding sequence ATGCGTAGCTTCTTGTTGTTTGCGTTTCTCATACTTTTTTCATTTCCTGCTTTTTCATCGGTTAAAACTGACAGCCTGCTCGAACAACTAAAAAACGAATTTAGCCGCAAACATATTTACGATCAGCGTAAGGAACAGGTTATTCAAAGCCTCAAAGCTTCTTTAAATAAAATTCCAAAAAACAACCTTGTGGCACAGTTCGACAAATGTTCTCAACTTTATGATGAGTATAAATCGTACCAGTACGATTCGGCTTATGTGTTCGCCACCAAATTGCAGGAACTGAGCCATGCCATGAAGGATAAGGGCAAGGAAGATTACAGCAAAATCAAACTCGGCTTCATCCTCTTATCCTCGGGAATGTTTAAAGAAACTTTTGATAATTTAAGCAACATCAATATCGAGCCCCTGGATGATAGCGTAAAAATAGAGTACTATTCGCTGATGACGCGCACCTACTACGACCTGGCTAATTATGATAACGACCGGCATTATGCACCCTATTATAATGCGATGGCTAACAAATATATTGACTCAGCTATCGCGATAAGCAAGCCAAACTCTTACAACAAAATTTACCTTACGGGATATAAGAAACTGAAAAATGGGCAATTGCAGGAAGCATCAGTTGATTTTATTGAACTGATGGATCACCATGCGCTCACCGATCACCAAAAAGCCATTGTGTACTCTACACTAAGCACTATTTATTCGAATACCAAACGCGAACAAAGCACGGATCTTTTATTGCAGGCTTCTATTAACGACATCCGCTCATCAACCAAGGAGACGGTGGCCTTGTTCTGGCTTGCCGAATTGTTGTATAAATCGGGCGATGTTAATCACGCCTACATTTACCTGCAACAGGCCCTTGCTGATGCCGAGTTTTACGGCGCACGCCAGCGAAAGATCCAGATAGGCACCCTGCTACCCATTGTAGCATCAGACAGGCTGAATTTTATTGAAAGTGAAAAAAGGAGCTTTATCATCTACATGGTTACGCTTACCGTATTGGCCCTGCTGGTGGTTTGGTTTTCGGTGATGCTGTTCAGGCGGTTAAATGATCTGAAAGCGAAAGAAAAAATCATTGACGACAAGAATATACAGTTAGAACGCATCAATGAGAAGCTGCTTGAAGGCACCAAGATTAAGGAAGATTACATCGGTTACTTTTTTAATGTGATATCAGGCTATATTTTGCAGCTGGAAAAGTTAAAGCGCTCCGTTGATACGAAACTACGTGCTAAAAAATACGATGACATCCAGATTGTTGTGGATAAGATCAACATCAAAAAAGAGCGCGACACTTTGTTCTATACCTTCGACCATGTATTCATCAAGATATTCCCCAACTTTATTACCGAGTTTAATGCCATGTTCCGTAAGGAAGATCAGATATGGCCCAAAGAGGATGAGGTTTTAACAACTGATCTCCGCATTTTCGCACTGATACGCATGGGCATATCGGATACAGAAACAATTGCCAAAATTTTAGAGTATTCAGAAAAAACCATTTACGTATACAAAATGCGCATCAAAGCCAAAGCCATATCCAGCGATCAATTTGAACACCGTATTATGGCCATCAAAGCGGTTGATATTTCTAACAAAGCTTAG
- a CDS encoding POT-type proton-dependent oligopeptide transporter, whose protein sequence is MAETGVNSNKYPKSIYYIIANEGAERFSFYGMRSILATFLVAHFFNPSLNPALQSVAEAKANEATHFFVSLAYALPFLGGLMADWFFGKYKVIFYISLVYCAGHLCLALFEDKLEVFQYGLLLIAIGAGGIKSCVTANLGDQFTAANRHLLSKVYSWFYFSINAGSVLSTVMIPLIYANYGPKWAFGIPGILMALAALIFFLGRKNYVNVPPSGVNKNNFVFISVYALFNFKRKKKGSHLLDVAKEKFDAVKVEDVKTVYNVLAVFSFIPIFWALWDQNLSEWVLQATKLDLNVLGFKFLPEQIQTANALFLLLFIPLFNYLLYPFLDKRGIKTTPLRRIGAGLVLTALAFVVIALLQVEVDAGGHPSALWQLLAYAILAAAEVLVSITGLEYAYTQASKSMKSTLVAIWLLTTALGNLFTALVNKSISNGGFFAQFKGANYYWFFIGLLCFFILVYMLVSPHISERKDSADIQLLPEDSIPVYDLIE, encoded by the coding sequence ATGGCAGAAACGGGCGTAAACAGCAATAAATATCCCAAAAGCATCTATTATATTATCGCGAACGAAGGGGCCGAGCGCTTTAGCTTTTACGGCATGCGATCTATTCTGGCCACTTTTTTAGTGGCTCATTTTTTTAATCCTTCGTTAAATCCGGCCCTGCAAAGCGTGGCGGAAGCTAAAGCGAACGAGGCCACTCATTTTTTTGTTTCGTTAGCTTATGCGCTGCCATTTTTGGGCGGCCTTATGGCCGATTGGTTTTTTGGCAAGTACAAGGTTATCTTTTATATTTCGCTGGTATACTGTGCCGGCCACCTCTGTTTGGCGCTGTTTGAAGATAAGCTTGAGGTATTTCAATATGGCTTACTTTTGATTGCCATTGGAGCCGGGGGCATCAAATCGTGCGTGACGGCTAACCTGGGCGACCAGTTTACAGCAGCCAACAGGCACCTGTTATCAAAGGTATATAGCTGGTTTTACTTTAGTATCAATGCGGGATCAGTTTTATCAACCGTCATGATTCCCTTAATCTATGCCAATTACGGTCCGAAATGGGCTTTTGGCATTCCCGGTATTTTGATGGCTTTGGCTGCGCTGATCTTCTTTCTTGGCCGCAAAAACTACGTTAACGTTCCTCCTTCGGGAGTTAACAAAAATAATTTTGTGTTTATTTCGGTGTATGCGCTTTTTAACTTTAAGCGCAAGAAAAAAGGCAGCCATTTGCTTGATGTAGCAAAAGAGAAGTTTGATGCCGTGAAGGTGGAGGATGTTAAAACTGTATACAATGTACTGGCCGTTTTTAGTTTTATCCCTATTTTCTGGGCACTTTGGGATCAGAATCTATCCGAGTGGGTGCTGCAAGCCACCAAGCTGGACTTGAACGTGTTGGGCTTTAAATTTTTGCCTGAGCAAATTCAAACAGCCAATGCGCTTTTCCTGTTGCTGTTTATACCCTTGTTTAATTACCTGCTCTATCCGTTTTTAGATAAAAGGGGGATCAAAACAACTCCGCTGCGACGAATAGGAGCAGGTTTAGTATTAACAGCGCTCGCTTTTGTTGTGATTGCCTTATTGCAGGTTGAGGTTGATGCAGGAGGGCATCCATCTGCCTTATGGCAATTGCTGGCTTATGCTATCCTGGCGGCGGCCGAAGTTTTGGTATCTATAACAGGTTTGGAGTATGCCTACACGCAGGCCAGCAAATCCATGAAGAGTACGCTGGTAGCTATCTGGCTATTAACCACGGCTCTGGGTAATTTATTTACAGCCCTGGTTAATAAGAGCATCAGTAACGGCGGTTTTTTTGCTCAATTTAAGGGTGCCAATTATTATTGGTTTTTTATAGGGCTGCTATGCTTTTTTATCCTGGTGTATATGCTCGTCTCTCCCCATATAAGCGAGCGGAAGGACTCTGCTGATATTCAGCTGCTGCCCGAAGACAGTATCCCGGTTTATGATTTGATAGAGTAA
- a CDS encoding glycoside hydrolase family 127 protein: MITSFKNTSIILCLAVTALGQPALAQVTDYPIKPVAFTSVHVHDQFWEPKMKINAEVTIPYILEQCKKNGRIDNFLRAAKLKDGDQMTEFPFDDTDLYKVIEGASYAMQEQPNPKLDRYLDTLISIIGAAQEKDGYLYTFRTVNASKPHPWIGQKRWQNEEVLSHELYNSGHLFEAAVAHYQSTGKKTLLNIAIKNADLLVKDFGPGKIEEYPGHQIVEMGLVKLYRVTGKKQYLDLAKFFLDVRGPKGDAYNQANKKVTDQDEAEGHAVRAAYMYTGMADVAALTGDVKYFASIDKIWDNVVTKKLYITGGIGATGAGEAFGSDYQLPNMSAYAETCAAIGNVYWNNRMFLLHGESKYIDVLERTLYNGLLSGISLSGNRFFYPNPLASMFQHQRGAWFSCACCITNMTRFLPSVPGYVYAQNQNDLYVNLFMSNTSDIKLTGGKVNLVETTDYPWNGKIDIAVNPEKAFNFTLRVRIPGWAQEQPVPGDLYSFADKVKLPVIIYINNKPESFVTEKGYAVLKRQWKKGDHVTLQLPMETEKVIANTKVRDDVNRFAFERGPIVYCLEGPDNKDSLVQNIMINKSAVASPKYEAGLLKGVEVINVQGMSAKRQLNSDALLQTDQTVKAIPYYAWANRGPSEMTVWIPYEASSASPKPAPTIASLSKVSSSLKNVRMYGAIKDQYEPADSKDTNYPYLHWWPKNNSLEYVQYDFDKEYTLSESKVYWFDDGPWGGCRIPDSYKLFYKKDGEWVPVKNTTAYDVAKDKYNVVTFEPVKTTALKLEIQLSKDNSTGIHEWAVK; this comes from the coding sequence ATGATCACCAGTTTCAAAAACACCTCCATTATACTTTGCTTAGCTGTTACGGCGTTAGGCCAGCCAGCCTTGGCGCAGGTAACAGATTATCCCATTAAACCGGTTGCCTTTACCTCTGTGCACGTACATGATCAGTTCTGGGAACCCAAAATGAAAATTAATGCCGAGGTAACCATTCCGTACATTTTAGAGCAATGTAAAAAGAATGGCCGGATAGATAATTTTTTACGCGCCGCCAAATTAAAGGATGGCGACCAAATGACCGAATTCCCTTTTGACGATACGGATTTGTACAAGGTTATTGAAGGAGCATCTTACGCCATGCAGGAACAGCCAAACCCCAAGCTGGACCGCTACCTTGATACTTTAATATCCATCATCGGTGCCGCGCAGGAAAAGGATGGTTACTTGTACACCTTCCGTACGGTAAATGCCAGTAAACCCCATCCCTGGATAGGCCAAAAACGCTGGCAGAACGAAGAGGTATTAAGCCACGAGTTATATAACAGCGGCCACCTGTTTGAAGCCGCCGTTGCCCATTATCAATCAACCGGTAAAAAAACGCTGCTAAATATCGCCATCAAAAATGCCGATTTGCTGGTGAAAGATTTTGGCCCAGGCAAAATTGAAGAGTATCCGGGCCACCAGATTGTAGAAATGGGTTTGGTAAAACTATACCGGGTTACAGGCAAGAAACAATATCTGGATCTGGCCAAATTCTTTTTAGATGTACGCGGCCCCAAAGGCGATGCTTACAATCAAGCTAACAAAAAAGTAACCGACCAGGATGAAGCCGAGGGCCATGCTGTAAGAGCCGCTTACATGTACACCGGCATGGCCGATGTGGCGGCACTTACCGGCGATGTTAAATATTTTGCCTCTATAGATAAGATATGGGATAACGTTGTGACTAAAAAGCTTTACATAACCGGCGGTATTGGTGCCACCGGGGCCGGAGAAGCTTTTGGCAGCGATTACCAATTGCCCAACATGTCGGCATACGCCGAAACCTGCGCGGCCATAGGCAACGTTTACTGGAACAACCGGATGTTTTTATTGCATGGCGAGTCGAAATATATCGACGTATTGGAGAGAACCTTATACAATGGCTTACTCTCAGGCATATCCCTGAGCGGTAACCGCTTCTTCTACCCTAACCCACTGGCATCCATGTTTCAGCACCAGCGCGGTGCCTGGTTTAGCTGCGCCTGCTGCATTACCAACATGACCCGCTTTTTACCATCGGTGCCAGGTTATGTATATGCACAGAACCAAAACGACCTGTATGTTAACCTGTTTATGAGCAATACCAGCGATATCAAGTTAACCGGTGGCAAGGTGAACTTGGTTGAAACTACAGATTACCCATGGAACGGGAAAATAGATATTGCAGTAAACCCTGAAAAGGCTTTTAACTTTACCCTTAGGGTACGCATACCCGGATGGGCTCAGGAACAACCCGTTCCGGGCGATCTGTATTCTTTCGCGGATAAGGTGAAGCTACCTGTGATCATTTATATTAACAATAAGCCAGAATCCTTCGTTACCGAAAAAGGATACGCGGTTTTAAAACGACAATGGAAAAAAGGCGACCATGTTACCTTGCAATTACCGATGGAAACAGAAAAAGTAATTGCCAATACCAAAGTAAGAGATGATGTAAACCGCTTTGCGTTTGAGCGGGGGCCTATTGTTTATTGCCTTGAAGGGCCCGATAACAAAGATAGCTTGGTACAAAACATCATGATCAACAAATCGGCAGTCGCTTCTCCAAAATACGAAGCCGGTTTGCTAAAAGGCGTTGAAGTAATTAACGTACAGGGTATGAGTGCGAAACGTCAACTTAATTCGGATGCGCTGCTCCAAACAGACCAGACCGTAAAAGCTATTCCCTACTACGCCTGGGCCAACAGGGGGCCGAGCGAAATGACCGTCTGGATACCTTATGAAGCTTCGTCGGCGAGCCCTAAGCCCGCCCCTACCATAGCCAGCCTAAGTAAGGTAAGCTCGTCTTTAAAAAACGTGCGCATGTACGGAGCCATTAAAGACCAATACGAACCGGCCGATTCAAAAGACACCAATTACCCTTACCTGCATTGGTGGCCCAAAAACAACAGCTTAGAGTATGTTCAATACGATTTTGATAAAGAATATACGCTATCAGAATCAAAGGTATATTGGTTTGATGACGGTCCCTGGGGTGGTTGCCGGATACCGGATAGCTATAAATTATTTTATAAAAAGGATGGGGAATGGGTACCGGTAAAAAATACGACAGCCTACGACGTGGCCAAAGACAAATACAACGTTGTTACCTTTGAACCTGTTAAAACTACGGCTCTTAAGCTTGAGATACAGTTATCTAAAGATAATTCGACCGGGATCCATGAATGGGCGGTGAAGTAA